The bacterium nucleotide sequence CGTGCAGGTCATTTTGGAATTCTACCGGCGCTGGCCCGACAAGGTCGGCGGCATGGTCCTCTGCTTCGGCACCTACGGGAGGCCGATGGACCACTTTTACAACTCGCGGTTCTCCCGCTACCTCTTCCGGGTGCTTCACGAAATCTCGCTCGCCTTTCCGCGCGAGAGCAACCTCATCAGCCGCCTGCTCCTCAAGAATCCCCTCTCCTTCTTCTTGGGCGGCGTCCTCAAGGTCATGCACACGGGGATGATCGACAAGAAGGACACCGAGCGCTACATCGAGCACGTCCTTTCCGTGGACCCGACCTTTTTCCAGTTGCTCCTCAAGAGCGCCCAGGACAATTCCTCCGAAGACATGCTCCGCAAGATCCGCGTGCCGGTGCTGGTCATCGCGGGAGAGTACGACCAGTTCACGCCGGTGTGGATCTCCAAAAAGATGCACCGGTTGGTCCCGGAGTCGGAGCTGTTCGTCATGCACAAGGCGACCCACGCGGGACTGGTCGAGCAGCCGGATTTGATCAATCTGAGGATCGAGAAGTTCATCAAGGACCGCGTGCAGCCGTCTCTTCAAAAGACCCAGAAGTCCAAGGCGTCCAAACCTTCCAAGATGGGACGCAGGAACATCAAGCTCCGGCTGGTCGCCGGGTCCCGCTAACCTTCCTGCCCGGCCGCTTCGCGGTCCCAGTCATCGAGTTCCGGGGGCCTGACGTGGAGGGCATCCAGATATAATCGCAGGGGGAGTCCCGTACGGCCGATCGTGTCTTCAAACTCAAGGTCGTCGTCCACCGGCCGTCCTTTGGGGTCCAGGTGGATGTATTCATGCTGTAGAAAGGGGAGCTTTTCATTCAGTACCTTGGGATTGCGCAAAAGGGTCAAGAGAATATCGTGTTTTTGATGGGGTTTTTGAAAACCTTCCGCCCGCGTCAAGATTTCGATGACAGCCCGGTCAAGCGTCTCGTCCGGCTTGCGGATCCAGATCTGGAGCATGGGCTCGCAGACCAGGGAGGGGTCCTCGATTTCCTTGTCCCGAAGCGCCTCGCAAATCCGCTTCATGAGCACCTGCAAGCGCTCTCCCGCCCCCCGCGAAAGACGGTTCGAAACGCAATGACGCTCCACGGCCTGTCTCACACGCTCGGAGATTTTGGAAAAATGCCGGACCAAAACCGTCTTTCGGCAGTGAAATTCGATCAAATCCGGCGAGAGCTCGATGAGCAACGGATCCCCTCTCAGTCCCGCCGTCGCAAACCGGATATTCCGGTAGATGGGGATAAATCCCCGAAGCGGCACACCGCGCTCGCGGGCCACTTCTTCCCATGGGTGGTGTCCACCGTATTCCATCGGCTCGATGGATCCGTCCTGAAGATTCAGCGCCCACTGGACCTGATGGACGTCGGTTTGGGGGGCCCCGTGCTTCCGGAGATCCAAACGGTAATTCTGCAGGGTGCCGTCGAGGGGCGTCACGCGGACGGTGACCTTTCCGCCGTTCACGACGGCCGCAGCGATCGCCGAACGGGAGCGAGTGTTCATCGCCTTCC carries:
- a CDS encoding alpha/beta hydrolase; the protein is MADLLENVKISERRRGKMITLSSLKEGKVKSFDGTELYYRSFGRGIPPIVCCNGLGVGTFFWVYLERAFRTAHQVVTWDYRGHGKSELKKNPKNYNLFALVKDLKAMVDNQKLEKPVLIGHSLGVQVILEFYRRWPDKVGGMVLCFGTYGRPMDHFYNSRFSRYLFRVLHEISLAFPRESNLISRLLLKNPLSFFLGGVLKVMHTGMIDKKDTERYIEHVLSVDPTFFQLLLKSAQDNSSEDMLRKIRVPVLVIAGEYDQFTPVWISKKMHRLVPESELFVMHKATHAGLVEQPDLINLRIEKFIKDRVQPSLQKTQKSKASKPSKMGRRNIKLRLVAGSR